CCGAGAAATGGATCTCGTTTGCCCCGATCTCATTGGCAAATTTAGCCACCAATGCTTGAATATAAAAAGGCTCTGGTAATTCTTGAAGATCTCCTGCTTCAATTGCTGCCAATAGCCGTTTAGAAATATGTGTTTTAGCAGCTACAGCATCAAGAGATATATTTTTAGCCACACGAATACGATTTAGGCTAGCACCTATATCCTGTAATTTCTGTCGATCCGTAGGTGAATTATTGTTAGTCATACACTGCGCTCCTAGGCTGTGCAGCTACTTTGAGAAATTTGGCGTTATAATTTTTCAAAAACTTAATTTCAGCTTGTTCTAGATGTCTATATTTACCTGGAGGAAGTTCCAAGTCCTTAACCATACTTAAAGTAATTGAACCAATCGCAATACGATGTAACCTTTTTACCTCATAACCAAGTTGTAGTGCCACACGACGTATTTGTCGATTTCTACCCTCAGTCAAGACAATTTTGATGATTGTTCCAGCTTTGTTAGATCTAACCAAATCAATTCTGGCAGGTAAAGTCTTTTTCCCGTCTAGAACTATGCCCTCGCGCCACGAAGCTAGATCTTTTGAAGCAAGAGATCGATTTAATTCAACGAGATAGGTTTTAGGCAGATGATAGCGAGGATGAGTCAGACTAAGAGTCAGTTCGCCGTCGTTAGTTAAAATTAAAGCACCACTGGAGGCAAAATCTAATCTGCCAACTAGATGAATTCCCGTTCCCAACCTCAGACTTGTCGGTAATAGCTCGATTACGGTAGAACGATTCTGAGGATCGCAACAAGTAGAAACTACTCCCGCTGGTTTGTTTAATAATAAGTAGATAGGCTGGGGGCGATTAGTTTTTTTGACTGCTTTGCCATCTACTTGGAGAACATCCGCAGTTAAGTCGACCTGATCGCCCAACTTTACTATTTGACCGTTAATCTGAACTCTACCAGCTATAATCATTTTTTCCGCTTTGCGTCGTGAGGCAATTCCCCACTGTGACAAAACTTTTTGGACTCGTTCAGACATCAAAAAACATTCCCAACTTGCATTTGTTTACTTTAATTTTACGAAAAAAGTAGTAGTCTCACAAAGACAGCGAGTTAGTTATATATTTCCCAAAAAGTCCGCGAAAATATCAGGGAATTTAGCTAAAAAGTCAACTCGTTTAAGTTACGGTTGTTGACAAATGAGCTGCGGTCGCGATGGTTTTCGGTACAATTAAAATATTCAAATAGCAATAATTAATCAAATAAACAGATTTTTAAAGTTTATGCTTGA
The DNA window shown above is from Coleofasciculaceae cyanobacterium and carries:
- a CDS encoding pseudouridine synthase, with the translated sequence MSERVQKVLSQWGIASRRKAEKMIIAGRVQINGQIVKLGDQVDLTADVLQVDGKAVKKTNRPQPIYLLLNKPAGVVSTCCDPQNRSTVIELLPTSLRLGTGIHLVGRLDFASSGALILTNDGELTLSLTHPRYHLPKTYLVELNRSLASKDLASWREGIVLDGKKTLPARIDLVRSNKAGTIIKIVLTEGRNRQIRRVALQLGYEVKRLHRIAIGSITLSMVKDLELPPGKYRHLEQAEIKFLKNYNAKFLKVAAQPRSAVYD